The following are encoded together in the Nyctibius grandis isolate bNycGra1 chromosome 5, bNycGra1.pri, whole genome shotgun sequence genome:
- the ZYX gene encoding zyxin isoform X2 → MASPGAPGTRMTSTVSINISTPSFYNPQKKFAPVVAPKPKVNPFKAGGASESSLPPPPGAGAQRAQIGKVGEIPSASMSLLVEELPLPPPPPPGEEASFSSNCAFPPPPPPFEEPFPPAPEEVFPSPPPPPPPPMFDEGPVSKVPAPQISPGSTGSLEKPSAPKAHVEIPSAPRDTPHSFPSKFTPKPSGSLSFKPAGVDLNPAPTPWAAPQQRKEPLVPVPPPPSLPPAQPTPKFTPHPVAGSPKSGSKSGANVSIAPSNSTRYPTSLQTQFTAPSPSGPSPRPQPPSFTYAQQRERPQVQEKPRPTEQPAAAKDTHRPTGSSADPPRGNSCLTMKEVEELEMLTQKLMKDMEHPPQAEAATSELCGFCRKPLSRTQPAVRALDCLFHVECFTCFKCEKQLQGQQFYNVDEKPFCEDCYAGTLEKCSVCKQTITDRMLKATGNSYHPQCFTCVMCHTPLEGASFIVDQANQPHCVDDYHRKYAPRCSVCSEPIMPEPGKDETVRVVALEKNFHMKCYKCEDCGKPLSIEADENGCFPLDGHVLCIKCHTIRAKTAR, encoded by the exons ATGGCCTCCCCAGGTGCCCCAGGAACCCGCATGACATCCACAGTCAGTATCAACATTTCTACCCCTTCCTTCTACAACCCACAGAAGAAGTTTGCACCTGTGGTCGCCCCTAAACCCAAGGTGAACCCCTTCAAGGCTGGGGGTGCATCAGAGTCGTCTCTGCCCCCGCCTCCTGGAGCTGGCGCGCAGCGTGCTCAGATAGGGAAGGTGGGGGAGATTCCATCAGCATCCATGTCCCTGCTGGTAGAAG AGCTGCCActgccacctcctcccccaCCTGGAGAGGAGGCAAGTTTCTCCTCAAACTGtgcctttcccccacccccaccaCCCTTTGAAGAGCCTTTTCCACCAGCCCcagaagaagtttttccttctcctcctcctcctcctcctccaccgaTGTTTGATGAAGGGCCTGTGAGCAAGGTACCTGCCCCACAG ATATCTCCAGGATCCACAGGTTCTCTGGAGAAACCATCAGCCCCAAAAGCCCATGTGGAAATACCATCTGCACCCAGAGATACTCCTCATTCCTTTCCTTCCAAGTTCACTCCAAAGCCGAGTGGAAGCTTATCTTTCAAGCCCGCTGGAGTGGATTTGAACCCTGCCCCAACCCCATGGGCAGCCCCACAGCAACGCAAGGAGCCCCTAGTGCCAGTCCCTCCACccccctctctgcctcctgctcagcctACCCCTAAATTCACCCCACACCCTGTTGCTGGCTCTCCTAAGTCTGGGTCCAAATCAGGTGCCAATGTTTCCATTGCTCCCTCAAACTCTACAAGATATCCTACTTCCCTTCAGACTCAGTTCACAGCCCCTTCACCTTCAGGTCCCTCCCCTCGGCCACAGCCTCCCAGTTTCACCTATGCCCAGCAGAGGGAAAGACCCCAAGTGCAGGAGAAGCCACGTCCCACAGAACaacctgctgctgcaaaagaCACG CATAGACCCACAGGCTCCAGTGCAGATCCACCTAGGGGAAATTCCTGTCTGACCATGAAGGAGGTCGAAGAGCTGGAGATGTTGACCCAGAAACTAATGAAGGATATGGAGCATCCACCCCAAGCAGAGGCTGCTACTTCGG AGCTGTGTGGCTTCTGTCGGAAGCCACTATCACGTACCCAGCCGGCTGTGAGAGCCCTGGACTGCCTCTTCCATGTGGAATGCTTCACTTGCTTCAAATGTGAGAAGCAACTGCAGGGGCAGCAGTTCTACAATGTGGATGAGAAGCCCTTCTGTGAGGACTGCTATGCT GGGACTTTGGAAAAGTGCAGTGTCTGCAAACAGACCATCACAGACCGGATGCTGAAGGCCACTGGTAACTCATACCACCCCCAGTGCTTCACCTGTGTGATGTGCCATACCCCTCTCGAGGGGGCCTCTTTTATTGTGGACCAGGCCAACCAGCCTCACTGTGTGGATGACTACCACAG GAAGTATGCTCCACGCTGCTCAGTCTGTAGTGAGCCTATCATGCCAGAGCCTGGAAAGGATGAGACAGTGCGTGTGGTGGCATTGGAGAAAAATTTCCACATGAAATGTTACAAGTGTGAG GACTGTGGGAAGCCCTTGTCCATTGAAGCAGATGAGAATGGGTGCTTTCCATTGGATGGGCACGTGCTGTGTATCAAATGTCACACCATTCGTGCCAAAACAGCACGCTGA
- the ZYX gene encoding zyxin isoform X1 — MASPGAPGTRMTSTVSINISTPSFYNPQKKFAPVVAPKPKVNPFKAGGASESSLPPPPGAGAQRAQIGKVGEIPSASMSLLVEELPLPPPPPPGEEASFSSNCAFPPPPPPFEEPFPPAPEEVFPSPPPPPPPPMFDEGPVSKVPAPQVRGKMSSIDLEIDSLSVMLDDMEKNDPFKSRISPGSTGSLEKPSAPKAHVEIPSAPRDTPHSFPSKFTPKPSGSLSFKPAGVDLNPAPTPWAAPQQRKEPLVPVPPPPSLPPAQPTPKFTPHPVAGSPKSGSKSGANVSIAPSNSTRYPTSLQTQFTAPSPSGPSPRPQPPSFTYAQQRERPQVQEKPRPTEQPAAAKDTHRPTGSSADPPRGNSCLTMKEVEELEMLTQKLMKDMEHPPQAEAATSELCGFCRKPLSRTQPAVRALDCLFHVECFTCFKCEKQLQGQQFYNVDEKPFCEDCYAGTLEKCSVCKQTITDRMLKATGNSYHPQCFTCVMCHTPLEGASFIVDQANQPHCVDDYHRKYAPRCSVCSEPIMPEPGKDETVRVVALEKNFHMKCYKCEDCGKPLSIEADENGCFPLDGHVLCIKCHTIRAKTAR, encoded by the exons ATGGCCTCCCCAGGTGCCCCAGGAACCCGCATGACATCCACAGTCAGTATCAACATTTCTACCCCTTCCTTCTACAACCCACAGAAGAAGTTTGCACCTGTGGTCGCCCCTAAACCCAAGGTGAACCCCTTCAAGGCTGGGGGTGCATCAGAGTCGTCTCTGCCCCCGCCTCCTGGAGCTGGCGCGCAGCGTGCTCAGATAGGGAAGGTGGGGGAGATTCCATCAGCATCCATGTCCCTGCTGGTAGAAG AGCTGCCActgccacctcctcccccaCCTGGAGAGGAGGCAAGTTTCTCCTCAAACTGtgcctttcccccacccccaccaCCCTTTGAAGAGCCTTTTCCACCAGCCCcagaagaagtttttccttctcctcctcctcctcctcctccaccgaTGTTTGATGAAGGGCCTGTGAGCAAGGTACCTGCCCCACAG GTACGTGGCAAGATGAGCAGCATTGATCTTGAGATTGACTCACTGTCCGTAATGTTGGATGACATGGAGAAGAATGACCCCTTCAAATCCCGG ATATCTCCAGGATCCACAGGTTCTCTGGAGAAACCATCAGCCCCAAAAGCCCATGTGGAAATACCATCTGCACCCAGAGATACTCCTCATTCCTTTCCTTCCAAGTTCACTCCAAAGCCGAGTGGAAGCTTATCTTTCAAGCCCGCTGGAGTGGATTTGAACCCTGCCCCAACCCCATGGGCAGCCCCACAGCAACGCAAGGAGCCCCTAGTGCCAGTCCCTCCACccccctctctgcctcctgctcagcctACCCCTAAATTCACCCCACACCCTGTTGCTGGCTCTCCTAAGTCTGGGTCCAAATCAGGTGCCAATGTTTCCATTGCTCCCTCAAACTCTACAAGATATCCTACTTCCCTTCAGACTCAGTTCACAGCCCCTTCACCTTCAGGTCCCTCCCCTCGGCCACAGCCTCCCAGTTTCACCTATGCCCAGCAGAGGGAAAGACCCCAAGTGCAGGAGAAGCCACGTCCCACAGAACaacctgctgctgcaaaagaCACG CATAGACCCACAGGCTCCAGTGCAGATCCACCTAGGGGAAATTCCTGTCTGACCATGAAGGAGGTCGAAGAGCTGGAGATGTTGACCCAGAAACTAATGAAGGATATGGAGCATCCACCCCAAGCAGAGGCTGCTACTTCGG AGCTGTGTGGCTTCTGTCGGAAGCCACTATCACGTACCCAGCCGGCTGTGAGAGCCCTGGACTGCCTCTTCCATGTGGAATGCTTCACTTGCTTCAAATGTGAGAAGCAACTGCAGGGGCAGCAGTTCTACAATGTGGATGAGAAGCCCTTCTGTGAGGACTGCTATGCT GGGACTTTGGAAAAGTGCAGTGTCTGCAAACAGACCATCACAGACCGGATGCTGAAGGCCACTGGTAACTCATACCACCCCCAGTGCTTCACCTGTGTGATGTGCCATACCCCTCTCGAGGGGGCCTCTTTTATTGTGGACCAGGCCAACCAGCCTCACTGTGTGGATGACTACCACAG GAAGTATGCTCCACGCTGCTCAGTCTGTAGTGAGCCTATCATGCCAGAGCCTGGAAAGGATGAGACAGTGCGTGTGGTGGCATTGGAGAAAAATTTCCACATGAAATGTTACAAGTGTGAG GACTGTGGGAAGCCCTTGTCCATTGAAGCAGATGAGAATGGGTGCTTTCCATTGGATGGGCACGTGCTGTGTATCAAATGTCACACCATTCGTGCCAAAACAGCACGCTGA